One Halosegnis longus DNA window includes the following coding sequences:
- a CDS encoding NUDIX hydrolase has product METTRHFVATIYVVNDGATLLHEHEKLGMWLPPGGHIDRDELPHEAALRECYEETGLEPDLVADSGELESETARSLPEPQQFLLEDIHVHEGEVGHQHIDHVYYGEGESRTVDPAGDDETPAEAWEWFTVEELTGRAAELPADVVEVGIEAIETVQNG; this is encoded by the coding sequence ATGGAGACGACACGCCACTTCGTCGCGACGATCTACGTCGTCAACGACGGAGCGACGCTGCTACACGAACACGAGAAGCTCGGCATGTGGCTCCCGCCGGGCGGCCACATCGACCGCGACGAACTCCCCCATGAGGCTGCCCTCAGGGAGTGTTACGAGGAGACGGGATTGGAGCCAGACCTCGTCGCCGACTCCGGCGAACTGGAAAGCGAAACCGCGCGCTCGCTGCCGGAGCCACAGCAGTTCCTACTCGAAGATATCCACGTTCACGAGGGCGAGGTCGGCCACCAGCACATCGACCACGTCTACTACGGCGAAGGGGAGTCGCGAACCGTCGACCCTGCGGGCGACGACGAGACGCCCGCAGAGGCGTGGGAGTGGTTCACCGTCGAGGAGCTAACAGGCCGGGCAGCGGAGCTTCCGGCTGACGTGGTCGAAGTCGGTATCGAGGCAATCGAGACGGTTCAGAACGGGTAG
- a CDS encoding transcription initiation factor IIB: MSDNVRRLQRARTDDETTEDESEAESVDEVTCPECGGSLATDTEHGETVCEDCGLVIEEDSIDRGPEWRAFDSAEKDEKSRVGAPTTNMMHDKGLSTNIGWQDKDAYGNSLSNRQRQKMQRLRTWNERFRTRDSKERNLKQALGEIDRMASALGLPENVRETASVIYRRALNENLLPGRSIEGVATSSLYAAARQAGTPRSLDEITQVSRVEKDEIARTYRYVVRELGLEVAPADPESYVPRFASDLDLSDESERRARQLLKSAKQAGIHSGKSPVGLAAASVYAASLLTNEKVTQSDVSEVANISEVTIRNRYHELLEAEDGITT, encoded by the coding sequence ATGTCAGACAACGTACGCAGACTCCAGCGCGCTCGCACGGACGACGAAACAACCGAAGACGAATCCGAAGCCGAGTCCGTCGACGAGGTGACCTGCCCGGAGTGTGGCGGTTCGCTCGCGACCGACACCGAGCACGGCGAGACTGTCTGTGAGGACTGCGGGCTCGTCATCGAGGAGGACAGCATCGACCGCGGCCCGGAGTGGCGTGCGTTCGATTCCGCCGAGAAAGACGAGAAGTCCCGCGTCGGCGCACCGACGACGAACATGATGCACGACAAGGGGCTGTCGACGAACATCGGCTGGCAGGACAAAGACGCCTACGGCAACTCCCTGTCCAACCGCCAGCGCCAGAAGATGCAGCGGCTCCGCACCTGGAACGAGCGGTTCCGCACCCGCGACTCCAAGGAGCGCAACCTCAAGCAGGCGCTCGGTGAAATCGACCGCATGGCAAGCGCCCTCGGTCTCCCCGAAAACGTCCGTGAAACGGCATCCGTCATCTATCGCCGCGCGCTCAACGAGAATCTCCTGCCCGGCCGCTCCATCGAGGGCGTCGCCACGTCGAGTCTCTACGCCGCCGCGCGACAGGCCGGGACGCCCCGGTCGCTGGACGAGATTACGCAGGTCTCCCGGGTCGAGAAGGACGAAATCGCGCGCACCTACCGCTACGTCGTGCGCGAACTCGGCCTGGAGGTCGCCCCCGCCGACCCCGAGAGCTACGTCCCTCGGTTCGCCTCCGACCTCGACCTCTCGGACGAATCCGAGCGCCGCGCCCGCCAGCTCCTGAAGAGCGCGAAGCAGGCCGGCATCCACTCCGGCAAGTCACCGGTCGGGCTCGCCGCGGCGTCGGTGTATGCCGCCTCGCTGCTCACCAACGAGAAGGTGACACAGTCGGACGTGAGCGAGGTGGCGAACATCTCCGAGGTCACCATCCGCAACCGCTACCACGAGCTGCTGGAGGCGGAAGACGGCATCACGACCTGA
- the gatC gene encoding Asp-tRNA(Asn)/Glu-tRNA(Gln) amidotransferase subunit GatC yields MVDHDAVTHVASLARVNLDDEEVEQFAAQFDDILSYFETLDSVPEVESDEELENVFRPDEVRDGLTQEEALQNAPETEDGYFKGPTVS; encoded by the coding sequence ATGGTCGACCACGACGCGGTCACACACGTCGCCTCGCTCGCGCGTGTGAACCTCGACGACGAGGAAGTCGAGCAGTTCGCCGCCCAGTTCGACGACATCCTCTCGTACTTCGAGACGCTGGATTCGGTTCCCGAAGTCGAGAGCGACGAGGAGCTGGAGAACGTCTTCCGCCCCGACGAGGTGCGCGACGGTCTCACGCAGGAGGAGGCACTCCAGAACGCCCCCGAGACCGAGGACGGCTACTTCAAGGGACCGACCGTCTCATGA
- the gatA gene encoding Asp-tRNA(Asn)/Glu-tRNA(Gln) amidotransferase subunit GatA, with the protein MSETNAFITRTDIESDESGPLDGKTVAVKDNISTKGVRTTCGSAMLDEYVPPYDATVVSELKDAGATIVGKTNMDEFGMGTTTETSAFGATENPAAPGRVPGGSSGGSAAAVAAGEADLALGSDTGGSVRCPAAFCGVVGIKPTYGLVSRYGLVAYANSLEQIGPIAPTVESAAQLLEVIAGDDPHDATTRETDTTYADAADGDVDGLTVGVPTELIEGADDAVVEQFEATLDSLREQGAETVEVSLPSVETAVQAYYVIAMSEASSNLARFDGVRYGPDAEVEGNWNDSFAAVREEGFGEEVKRRILLGTYALSAGYHDKYYKKAQDARAWVRQDFAEAFESADVIASPTMPVAPFERGESLDDPLQMYLADANTVPANLANLPAISVPAGETDEGPVGLQLVGEAFDERTIIRAASAAE; encoded by the coding sequence ATGAGCGAGACGAACGCCTTCATCACCCGCACGGACATCGAGAGCGACGAGTCCGGCCCGCTCGACGGCAAGACCGTCGCCGTCAAGGACAACATCTCGACGAAGGGCGTCCGCACCACCTGCGGCTCCGCCATGCTCGACGAGTACGTCCCGCCGTACGACGCGACCGTCGTCTCCGAGCTCAAGGACGCGGGCGCGACCATCGTCGGGAAGACGAACATGGACGAGTTCGGGATGGGCACCACGACCGAGACCTCGGCGTTCGGTGCGACCGAGAACCCCGCCGCGCCGGGGCGCGTTCCCGGCGGCTCCTCCGGTGGCTCTGCTGCGGCCGTCGCCGCCGGCGAGGCCGACCTCGCGCTCGGCTCCGACACCGGCGGCTCCGTGCGCTGTCCCGCCGCCTTCTGTGGCGTCGTCGGCATCAAGCCCACCTATGGGCTGGTCTCCCGGTACGGGTTGGTCGCGTACGCCAACTCGCTCGAACAGATTGGCCCCATCGCGCCGACAGTCGAGTCGGCCGCACAGCTGCTCGAGGTCATCGCCGGCGACGACCCCCACGACGCGACCACCCGCGAGACCGACACCACCTACGCCGACGCCGCCGACGGCGACGTGGACGGACTCACGGTCGGTGTGCCGACCGAACTCATCGAGGGCGCGGACGACGCCGTCGTCGAACAGTTCGAGGCGACGCTCGACTCCCTGCGCGAGCAGGGGGCCGAGACCGTCGAGGTGTCGCTGCCGTCCGTCGAGACCGCCGTGCAGGCGTACTACGTCATCGCGATGAGCGAGGCCTCCTCGAATCTCGCGCGCTTCGACGGCGTGCGCTACGGGCCCGACGCCGAGGTCGAGGGGAACTGGAACGACTCCTTCGCCGCCGTCCGCGAGGAGGGCTTCGGCGAGGAGGTCAAACGGCGCATCCTGCTGGGGACGTACGCGCTCTCTGCCGGCTACCACGACAAGTACTACAAGAAGGCACAGGACGCTCGCGCGTGGGTCCGACAGGACTTCGCCGAGGCGTTCGAGTCCGCCGACGTCATCGCGTCGCCGACGATGCCCGTCGCCCCGTTCGAGCGCGGCGAGAGCCTGGACGACCCGCTCCAGATGTACCTCGCCGACGCGAACACCGTCCCGGCGAATCTCGCGAACCTCCCGGCCATCTCCGTCCCGGCCGGCGAAACCGACGAAGGGCCGGTCGGACTCCAGCTCGTCGGCGAGGCGTTCGACGAGCGGACGATTATCCGCGCCGCGAGCGCCGCCGAGTAG
- a CDS encoding winged helix-turn-helix domain-containing protein, whose product MSDEPPEWEFKERDVLILRELSRDTQLSSRDLARILDEKHGIEVSHVTVSESIRGMREQGVFREAVIPNEEYFVFGLFEFKFNTENFDEGWREAMEYIRDSPNTLFYFLSDGEYQWKSVMMFPTRPDESYWIHECYKRHGDVIANIRNSVIHNVLKFRTDPEILATLHEGE is encoded by the coding sequence ATGAGCGACGAACCACCGGAGTGGGAGTTCAAGGAACGCGACGTGCTCATCCTGCGTGAGCTGTCGCGCGACACCCAGTTGAGTTCACGCGACCTGGCGCGCATCCTCGATGAGAAACACGGCATCGAGGTGAGCCACGTCACCGTCTCGGAGTCGATTCGCGGGATGCGCGAACAGGGCGTCTTCCGTGAGGCCGTCATCCCCAACGAGGAGTACTTCGTGTTCGGGTTGTTCGAGTTCAAGTTCAACACGGAGAACTTCGACGAGGGGTGGCGCGAGGCGATGGAGTACATCCGCGACTCGCCGAACACGCTCTTTTATTTCCTCTCTGACGGGGAGTACCAGTGGAAGTCGGTGATGATGTTCCCGACGCGACCGGACGAGTCCTACTGGATTCACGAGTGTTACAAGCGCCACGGCGACGTGATTGCCAACATCAGAAACAGCGTCATCCACAACGTGTTGAAGTTCCGTACGGACCCCGAGATTCTGGCGACCCTCCACGAGGGGGAGTAA
- a CDS encoding alpha/beta fold hydrolase — MSLTHTEWTDAQSSATVDVDGHDVEMAYYEDGPADATPVVFMHGVPTWGYLWAKVAPELAGEFRVIVPDMVGYGNSENGEGFDRSIRAQEQALDGLLDSLDVETFHLVAHDIGGGAALRFAAHQPDRVEQLVCSNVVCYDSWPVEFVSTIGLPKTAGFSDEELDGKLDFAFADGAYGEADPDFVAGMKYPWLERDGGKRALARAAVATNTNHTTEIDYEAITADLLCLWAEADQMQQVEYGERLVEDVGGEMIRLDDAFHWVPEDRAETFASELDAFLEP, encoded by the coding sequence ATGTCACTGACACACACCGAGTGGACCGACGCGCAGTCGTCGGCCACGGTCGACGTGGACGGACACGACGTGGAGATGGCCTACTACGAGGACGGTCCGGCCGACGCGACCCCGGTCGTGTTCATGCACGGCGTTCCGACCTGGGGGTATCTGTGGGCGAAGGTCGCCCCCGAACTCGCCGGGGAGTTCCGCGTCATCGTCCCCGACATGGTCGGCTACGGCAACAGCGAGAACGGCGAGGGGTTCGACCGCTCGATTCGCGCACAGGAGCAGGCGCTCGACGGGCTACTCGATTCCCTCGACGTCGAAACGTTCCACCTCGTCGCTCACGACATCGGCGGCGGGGCAGCACTCCGGTTTGCCGCCCACCAGCCGGACCGCGTCGAACAGTTGGTCTGCTCGAACGTCGTCTGTTATGACTCCTGGCCCGTCGAGTTCGTCTCGACCATCGGGCTGCCGAAGACGGCCGGCTTTAGCGACGAGGAACTCGACGGGAAGCTGGATTTCGCGTTCGCGGACGGGGCCTACGGCGAGGCCGACCCCGACTTCGTCGCCGGCATGAAGTACCCGTGGCTAGAGCGCGACGGCGGCAAGCGCGCGCTCGCGCGGGCCGCGGTCGCGACGAACACGAACCACACGACGGAAATCGACTACGAGGCGATTACGGCCGACTTGCTGTGTCTGTGGGCGGAAGCCGACCAGATGCAGCAGGTCGAGTACGGGGAGCGACTCGTCGAGGACGTCGGCGGCGAGATGATTCGGCTCGACGACGCGTTCCACTGGGTGCCGGAAGACCGCGCGGAGACGTTCGCGAGTGAGCTCGACGCGTTCCTCGAACCGTGA
- a CDS encoding acyl-CoA dehydrogenase family protein yields the protein MASQMAESGQERFLLDGAHEAVRRAVREFGEEEIKPVAQEHDESHEYPLELRKLAADYDFVAPSIPEEYGGAGMDPISRTIVTEELWRADPGIGSAIGSAGFGTSMILEYGDEWMKEEWLPKITAGEAASFSAISEPAHGSNVAGIETVAEKDGDEYVINGNKTWITNGTIADVGVLMAKTTPDEGHRGISAILVESDRDGFSSNKIDNKLGIRASDLAELQLNDVRVPEENIIGEVDKGFYQLMDFFASGRASVAAQAVGAAQAALDASIDYAGEREQFGQKISEFQAVSHKIADMATKVEAARSLTYRAASQVAAGKDDEAVKLASMAKYFASENAVEVADDAIQVHGGAGYVTDHPVERYYRDARITKIYEGTSEIQKNIISDRLL from the coding sequence ATGGCATCACAAATGGCGGAAAGCGGTCAGGAGCGGTTCCTGCTCGACGGTGCACACGAGGCCGTGCGCCGTGCCGTGCGCGAGTTCGGCGAGGAGGAGATCAAGCCGGTCGCACAGGAACACGACGAGAGCCACGAGTACCCGCTGGAGCTGCGCAAGCTCGCAGCAGACTACGACTTCGTCGCACCCTCAATCCCCGAGGAGTACGGTGGCGCTGGGATGGACCCCATCTCGCGGACCATCGTGACGGAGGAGCTGTGGCGAGCCGACCCCGGCATCGGCAGCGCAATCGGCTCGGCCGGCTTCGGTACGTCGATGATTCTGGAGTACGGCGACGAGTGGATGAAAGAGGAGTGGCTCCCGAAGATCACCGCAGGTGAGGCCGCGTCCTTCTCCGCGATTTCGGAGCCGGCACACGGCTCGAACGTCGCGGGCATCGAGACGGTCGCAGAGAAAGACGGCGACGAGTACGTCATCAACGGCAACAAGACGTGGATCACGAACGGCACCATCGCCGACGTGGGCGTCCTGATGGCGAAGACGACGCCCGACGAGGGCCACCGCGGCATCTCCGCGATTCTCGTCGAGAGCGACCGCGACGGCTTCTCGTCGAACAAGATCGACAACAAGCTCGGTATCCGCGCCTCGGACCTCGCGGAGCTCCAGCTCAACGACGTGCGCGTCCCCGAAGAGAACATCATCGGCGAGGTGGACAAGGGCTTCTACCAGCTGATGGACTTCTTCGCGTCCGGTCGCGCGAGCGTCGCAGCACAGGCCGTCGGCGCGGCACAGGCTGCCCTCGACGCCTCCATCGACTACGCCGGCGAGCGCGAGCAGTTCGGCCAGAAGATCAGCGAGTTCCAGGCCGTCAGCCACAAGATCGCCGACATGGCGACGAAGGTCGAGGCCGCACGCTCGCTCACCTACCGCGCGGCGAGTCAGGTCGCCGCCGGTAAGGACGACGAGGCCGTCAAGCTGGCGTCCATGGCGAAGTACTTCGCCTCCGAGAACGCCGTCGAGGTCGCAGACGACGCGATCCAGGTCCACGGTGGCGCGGGCTACGTGACCGACCACCCGGTCGAGCGCTACTACCGCGACGCCCGGATTACGAAGATCTACGAGGGGACCTCGGAGATTCAGAAGAACATCATCTCCGACCGCCTCCTCTAA
- a CDS encoding enoyl-CoA hydratase/isomerase family protein produces MSDEAVLVDVSDGVATVTLNRPERRNALSDEVSNGILDALDDLEGRDDVRCLVLTGAEGTFCAGGDVSSMAGQSDDEQQLHDVVRHIQDDTSRVIRRVYEFRTPTVAKLDGVAFGAGANLAIACDCVVASERARISFGFKQVGLAVDTGTSYLLPRIVGESTAKELVFTGELVEPERASDLGLFNHVYESFEEQADAFIETIADGPTVALETSKQSIVQGFSLDLKAAQDNEATNQAAVFETHDHAEGTAAFMESREPEFEGR; encoded by the coding sequence ATGAGTGACGAAGCAGTCCTCGTGGACGTATCGGACGGCGTCGCAACAGTGACCCTGAACCGCCCGGAGCGGCGCAACGCCTTGAGCGACGAGGTGTCGAACGGCATCCTCGACGCCCTCGACGACCTCGAAGGCCGCGACGACGTGCGGTGTCTCGTCTTGACCGGCGCGGAGGGGACCTTCTGTGCCGGCGGCGACGTGAGTTCCATGGCCGGGCAATCTGACGACGAACAGCAGCTGCACGACGTGGTGCGGCACATCCAGGACGACACCTCGCGCGTGATTCGCCGGGTGTACGAGTTCCGGACGCCGACGGTCGCGAAGCTCGACGGGGTCGCGTTCGGTGCCGGCGCGAATCTGGCTATCGCGTGTGACTGTGTGGTCGCGAGCGAGCGAGCGCGCATCAGCTTCGGATTCAAGCAGGTGGGACTCGCGGTCGACACCGGCACGTCGTATCTGCTCCCGCGCATCGTCGGAGAGAGCACGGCAAAGGAGCTCGTCTTCACCGGTGAGCTCGTCGAACCCGAGCGCGCGAGCGACCTGGGACTGTTCAACCACGTGTACGAGTCGTTCGAGGAGCAGGCGGACGCGTTCATCGAGACCATCGCGGACGGGCCGACGGTCGCGCTCGAGACCTCGAAACAGTCCATCGTGCAGGGGTTCTCGCTGGATCTGAAGGCCGCACAGGACAACGAGGCGACGAACCAGGCGGCGGTGTTCGAGACCCACGACCACGCCGAGGGGACGGCGGCGTTCATGGAGTCGCGCGAACCGGAGTTCGAGGGGCGATAG
- the fen gene encoding flap endonuclease-1: MGNADLRSLAALSEVEFGDLAGSVVAVDAHNWLYRYLTTTVKFTRDGAYTTADGEEVANLIGVVQGVPKFFEHDITPVFVFDGGVTELKADEVNERREQRERYEAELEEAKESGEDSARIATLESRTQRLTDTIHETTRGLLERLDVPIVEAPAEGEAQAAHMARQGQVDYVGSEDYDALLLGAPYTLRQLTSKGNPELMDFEATLAEHDLTWEQLVDVALLMGTDFNDGVDGVGPKTAVKLVREHGDLWGALDARDAYIDGAELIRELFLHPDVTDDAAFDTDINPDMDAARAYVTEEWEVPADEVARGFERIEESLVQTGLDQWS; this comes from the coding sequence ATGGGAAACGCGGACCTTCGCTCGCTGGCGGCGCTCTCGGAGGTGGAGTTCGGCGACCTCGCGGGCAGCGTCGTCGCCGTCGACGCGCACAACTGGCTGTACCGGTATCTGACGACGACGGTGAAGTTCACGCGCGACGGCGCGTACACGACCGCCGACGGCGAGGAGGTGGCGAACCTCATCGGCGTCGTCCAGGGGGTACCGAAGTTCTTCGAGCACGACATCACGCCCGTGTTCGTCTTCGACGGCGGCGTCACGGAACTGAAGGCCGACGAGGTGAACGAGCGGCGCGAACAGCGCGAGCGCTACGAGGCCGAACTGGAGGAAGCAAAGGAGTCCGGCGAGGACTCGGCGCGTATCGCCACGCTCGAATCCCGGACACAGCGGCTGACCGACACCATCCACGAGACGACGCGGGGGCTGCTCGAACGGCTGGACGTGCCGATTGTCGAAGCGCCGGCCGAAGGGGAGGCACAGGCGGCACACATGGCCCGACAAGGGCAGGTCGACTACGTGGGCAGTGAGGACTACGACGCGCTCTTGCTCGGCGCGCCGTACACCCTCCGACAGCTCACCTCGAAGGGGAATCCCGAGCTGATGGACTTCGAGGCGACGCTCGCCGAGCACGACCTGACGTGGGAGCAGTTGGTCGACGTCGCGCTGCTGATGGGGACGGACTTCAACGACGGAGTCGACGGCGTCGGCCCGAAGACGGCCGTGAAGCTGGTGCGCGAGCACGGCGACCTGTGGGGAGCACTCGACGCTCGCGACGCCTACATCGACGGGGCCGAACTCATCCGGGAGCTGTTCTTGCACCCGGACGTGACCGACGACGCAGCGTTCGACACGGACATCAACCCCGACATGGACGCGGCCCGCGCGTACGTCACCGAGGAGTGGGAGGTGCCGGCCGACGAGGTGGCACGCGGCTTCGAGCGCATCGAAGAGTCACTCGTCCAGACCGGACTGGACCAATGGAGTTAG
- a CDS encoding DUF7260 family protein: MVGTGATVSFGVQEVAEIGGVQTPYGSVTTAALLQLLFVATLCIVGAGGLFSYIAAARTLCRRERRRVAAELEAFKEFQAYLQSSTPAESPATPAEPQRTLVQQSNDSLAAVREAFAETVMAVDHYEEDYDETLIEHARAELGPDAGGALAEADAFTPGLRSVLVDRTNAAIRQREQFLAEMDAEAESLRESEQRLTAPVAESSTLVEPLDDEYPALEARWQRFGTIERHVEQVVTDRSRHTTDETTSIPSYLYESFPVPDPVVADASAALGVIRDRRAQVTDALTRAN, translated from the coding sequence ATGGTCGGAACGGGAGCAACTGTCTCATTTGGGGTGCAGGAGGTCGCGGAAATCGGGGGCGTGCAGACGCCGTACGGGTCGGTCACCACTGCGGCGCTGTTACAGCTTCTGTTCGTCGCGACGCTGTGTATCGTCGGTGCCGGCGGGCTCTTCTCGTACATCGCCGCCGCGCGGACGCTGTGTCGACGCGAGCGGCGACGCGTCGCCGCGGAGCTAGAGGCGTTCAAGGAGTTCCAGGCGTATCTCCAGTCGAGTACGCCCGCCGAGTCGCCGGCGACGCCGGCCGAACCACAGCGAACGCTGGTCCAGCAGTCGAACGACAGCCTGGCGGCGGTTCGCGAGGCGTTCGCCGAGACGGTGATGGCCGTCGACCACTACGAGGAGGATTACGACGAGACGCTCATCGAACACGCACGCGCCGAGTTGGGGCCGGACGCGGGAGGCGCGCTCGCGGAGGCGGACGCGTTCACCCCGGGCCTCCGGTCGGTGCTCGTCGACCGGACGAACGCCGCCATCAGACAGCGCGAGCAGTTCCTCGCCGAGATGGACGCCGAGGCGGAGTCGTTGCGCGAGAGCGAACAGCGACTCACCGCCCCGGTCGCCGAGTCGAGCACGCTCGTGGAGCCGCTGGACGACGAGTATCCGGCGCTCGAAGCCCGGTGGCAGCGGTTCGGTACCATCGAGCGACACGTCGAACAGGTCGTCACGGACCGGTCGAGACACACGACCGACGAGACGACCTCGATTCCCTCGTATCTCTACGAGTCGTTCCCGGTGCCGGACCCCGTGGTCGCCGACGCGAGCGCCGCGCTCGGCGTTATCCGCGACCGGCGCGCGCAGGTGACGGACGCGCTGACGCGCGCGAACTGA
- a CDS encoding GNAT family N-acetyltransferase: MEFETLGDATGGPSIRLDWQRFSYAGKFVMTNTGKGVFREGRPGDGEFDESVVAAVAFNEDRTDDRTAWLRYVTVRQDRRGEGLGARLCERVSGDLLDSYDRVRIAVNNPFAYEALYKAGFGFTGETTGIAELVLQRPHDADTQAYRAGLDRYRGRDLSDAERSFLDGRSEPPGER; encoded by the coding sequence GTGGAGTTCGAGACACTCGGCGATGCGACCGGCGGCCCATCCATCCGACTCGACTGGCAGCGGTTCAGCTACGCCGGGAAGTTCGTCATGACGAACACGGGGAAGGGCGTCTTTCGCGAGGGGAGGCCGGGCGACGGCGAGTTCGACGAGTCGGTCGTCGCAGCGGTCGCGTTCAACGAGGACCGAACCGACGACCGGACCGCGTGGCTCCGGTACGTCACGGTGCGGCAGGACCGCCGGGGTGAGGGTCTCGGTGCGCGCCTCTGTGAGCGTGTGAGCGGCGACCTCCTCGATAGCTACGACCGCGTTCGAATCGCCGTCAACAATCCGTTCGCGTACGAGGCCCTCTACAAGGCCGGCTTCGGCTTCACCGGCGAGACGACGGGCATCGCCGAACTGGTGCTCCAACGGCCCCATGACGCCGACACCCAGGCCTACCGGGCGGGACTCGACCGGTACCGCGGGCGCGACCTCTCCGATGCGGAACGGTCGTTTCTCGACGGCCGGTCGGAGCCACCGGGTGAACGATAG
- a CDS encoding DUF3054 domain-containing protein, translated as MFRAGVTTDRRVGLVLVGDLLCIALFATLGAMQHPEGGSLLARIPEVAAPFVVGWLLVGVAVGTLRTDALTDTRTAVVRAAAGWLGADLFAQAARSLSFVPGGADPAFFVVALLFGGVLLVGWRALASRVI; from the coding sequence ATGTTCCGGGCTGGCGTCACGACCGACCGCCGCGTCGGGCTCGTGTTGGTCGGCGACCTGCTGTGTATCGCGCTGTTCGCGACGCTGGGAGCGATGCAACACCCCGAAGGCGGGAGCCTGCTCGCTCGCATCCCCGAGGTCGCGGCCCCGTTCGTCGTCGGCTGGCTCCTCGTCGGAGTCGCCGTCGGAACGTTGCGAACCGACGCGCTCACGGATACGCGAACCGCCGTCGTCCGGGCCGCGGCCGGCTGGCTCGGTGCCGACCTGTTCGCGCAGGCGGCGCGGTCGCTGTCGTTCGTTCCCGGTGGCGCTGACCCGGCGTTCTTCGTCGTGGCGCTGCTGTTCGGCGGTGTGCTGCTTGTCGGCTGGCGCGCGCTCGCGAGCCGGGTCATCTGA
- a CDS encoding ornithine cyclodeaminase family protein encodes MSTLFLTSEETRGLATMADYVAVVRDGYREVGGGSPAEPRQKLPHEEPPGFLTSYLAILEETGAMGGYTYAAGFGGGDAHFMLPLFDAESGDPLALIDGAAMNPYKTGAVGGVAADALAREDADTVAVIGSGPQAKGQLRALDVVRDIQTVNVYSRTSENRESFAASMNDELDASVGAVASSDAAVEGSDIVVTATSAPEPVFDGNLLEPGMHVTAMGQYDPAVREVDTQTVANAKYVPDLRARAFSDSGEFLQAREEGAIDDDHIHADLGEILANHAAGRENDEEITLFDSGGTGIETVAAGYMLYERANEQGLGQELAFAPASEALR; translated from the coding sequence ATGTCAACGCTGTTTCTCACGAGCGAGGAGACTCGGGGACTGGCGACGATGGCCGACTACGTCGCGGTCGTGCGCGACGGCTACCGCGAGGTCGGCGGCGGCAGCCCGGCCGAACCGCGACAGAAGCTCCCGCACGAGGAGCCTCCCGGCTTTCTGACCAGCTATCTCGCCATCCTGGAGGAGACGGGTGCGATGGGCGGGTACACCTACGCGGCCGGCTTCGGCGGCGGCGACGCCCACTTCATGCTCCCGCTGTTCGACGCCGAGAGCGGCGACCCGCTCGCACTCATCGACGGTGCGGCGATGAACCCCTACAAGACCGGTGCAGTCGGCGGGGTCGCGGCCGACGCGCTCGCCCGCGAGGACGCCGACACGGTCGCGGTCATCGGCTCCGGCCCGCAGGCGAAGGGCCAGCTCCGCGCGCTCGACGTGGTCCGTGACATCCAGACGGTGAACGTCTACTCGCGCACGTCGGAGAACCGCGAGAGCTTCGCCGCGAGCATGAACGACGAACTCGACGCCTCCGTCGGCGCGGTCGCCTCTTCTGACGCCGCCGTCGAGGGGTCGGACATCGTCGTCACGGCCACCTCTGCGCCGGAACCGGTGTTCGACGGCAACCTCCTCGAACCGGGGATGCACGTCACCGCGATGGGACAGTACGACCCCGCCGTGCGCGAGGTGGACACGCAGACGGTCGCGAACGCGAAGTACGTTCCCGACCTGCGCGCTCGCGCCTTCTCCGACTCCGGCGAGTTCCTGCAGGCCCGCGAGGAGGGCGCTATCGACGACGACCACATCCACGCGGACCTCGGCGAAATCCTCGCCAACCACGCCGCGGGCCGCGAGAACGACGAGGAGATTACGCTGTTCGACTCGGGTGGGACGGGTATCGAGACGGTCGCCGCCGGCTACATGCTGTACGAGCGCGCCAACGAGCAGGGGCTCGGACAGGAACTCGCGTTCGCACCGGCGAGCGAGGCGCTCCGATAA